In Nitrobacteraceae bacterium AZCC 1564, the following proteins share a genomic window:
- a CDS encoding putative secreted repeat protein (TIGR03808 family) (product_source=TIGR03808; pfam=PF13229; smart=SM00710; superfamily=51126; tigrfam=TIGR03808), which yields MDISRRNLINVSATAAAAGALAMPADPARAAPLTSVLGRDATQFGVRPNSPDDQTKALQRAINEAANAQMPLALPPGIYRTGQLRLPNGAQLVGVRGATILKFAGGASLVTGEGSNGIYLSNLTLDGGGIKLADRRGLLHFVNGLNVRIHDCEIVGSGGYGIWFENIAGEVRGNIIRKTANTAFTSFDALGLLVAQNTIQDASDNGIEILRYAIGDDGTLVINNRIEDIKAGPGGSGQHGNAINAFRAGNVVVSGNRIRNCDYSGVRGNSASNIHITDNSISDVREVALYSEFSFEGAVIANNTVDICALGVSVANFNEGGRIATVHGNIIRNILPKRPIGTAPDDDGGVGIVVEADAAVTGNVVENAPAVGIMAGWGKYLRDVTITGNVVRNAYIGIGVSVVPGAGTALVNGNLISGAARASIVGLDHAKVVTDDLGKQSTSRFAQIVLGTNAVR from the coding sequence ATGGACATCAGCCGTCGTAACCTGATCAATGTATCTGCAACCGCCGCCGCGGCGGGTGCGCTTGCCATGCCTGCCGACCCGGCGCGCGCCGCGCCGCTGACGTCTGTGCTCGGGCGGGACGCGACGCAATTCGGTGTGCGCCCCAACAGTCCGGACGATCAGACCAAAGCACTTCAGCGCGCCATCAACGAAGCCGCGAACGCGCAAATGCCGTTGGCGCTGCCTCCGGGAATCTATCGCACCGGGCAACTGCGTTTGCCGAATGGGGCGCAACTCGTCGGGGTGCGCGGCGCGACAATTTTGAAATTCGCTGGCGGGGCGTCCCTCGTCACCGGCGAAGGATCAAACGGCATCTATCTGTCGAACCTCACCCTCGATGGCGGCGGCATCAAGCTCGCCGACCGGCGCGGACTGCTGCACTTCGTGAACGGCCTGAATGTGCGCATCCACGATTGCGAGATCGTCGGCAGCGGCGGGTACGGCATCTGGTTTGAAAACATTGCCGGTGAAGTTCGCGGCAACATCATTCGCAAGACGGCCAACACGGCTTTTACGTCCTTCGATGCACTCGGCCTTCTGGTGGCACAGAACACCATCCAGGATGCATCCGACAACGGCATCGAGATCCTGCGCTACGCCATCGGCGACGACGGCACGCTGGTGATCAACAATCGTATCGAGGACATCAAGGCAGGTCCGGGCGGATCCGGCCAGCACGGCAATGCCATTAACGCCTTCCGCGCCGGCAATGTGGTCGTCAGCGGCAACCGGATCCGCAATTGCGACTATTCCGGGGTGCGCGGCAATTCAGCCTCGAACATTCACATCACGGACAACAGTATCAGCGACGTGCGCGAGGTCGCGCTCTATTCGGAATTCAGTTTTGAAGGCGCCGTGATCGCCAACAACACCGTTGATATTTGCGCGCTGGGCGTTTCGGTCGCCAATTTCAACGAGGGCGGCCGGATTGCGACCGTTCACGGCAACATCATCCGCAACATCTTGCCCAAGCGCCCCATCGGCACCGCGCCGGACGATGACGGTGGCGTCGGGATCGTCGTCGAGGCGGATGCGGCGGTCACCGGCAATGTGGTCGAGAACGCCCCGGCAGTCGGCATCATGGCCGGTTGGGGAAAGTACCTGCGCGACGTCACCATAACAGGGAATGTGGTCCGCAACGCCTATATCGGCATCGGCGTCTCAGTCGTGCCCGGCGCAGGAACGGCTTTGGTCAACGGCAACCTTATCTCTGGGGCTGCGCGCGCATCGATCGTTGGGCTCGACCACGCCAAAGTCGTAACCGACGACCTTGGCAAACAGAGCACGTCACGATTTGCCCAGATCGTACTGGGTACCAATGCCGTGCGCTGA
- a CDS encoding putative repeat protein (TIGR03809 family) (product_source=TIGR03809; tigrfam=TIGR03809) → MTKLSAADSGRSVVVRWRMLAERRLKYLIELYESGRWKLYYNEPEFLKIVREAHAALKAWETLAPPEPGRDRPVEVEAALPVERPPVEPRPVSAPPLTAPPLASPSFTRPSLAMQALRTSSAHGIGTQYDLGKS, encoded by the coding sequence ATGACCAAGCTCTCTGCTGCTGACTCGGGTCGAAGCGTCGTCGTACGCTGGCGAATGCTCGCCGAACGCAGGCTCAAATATCTGATTGAGCTTTATGAGAGTGGTCGGTGGAAACTCTATTACAATGAGCCGGAATTCCTGAAGATCGTCCGCGAAGCCCATGCCGCGCTGAAGGCTTGGGAAACGCTTGCACCGCCTGAGCCCGGTCGGGACAGGCCGGTTGAGGTAGAGGCCGCACTGCCAGTCGAGCGGCCACCTGTTGAGCCTCGGCCGGTCAGCGCTCCGCCCTTAACTGCCCCGCCGTTGGCTTCCCCATCCTTCACGAGGCCATCCTTGGCGATGCAGGCGCTGCGGACGTCGTCAGCGCACGGCATTGGTACCCAGTACGATCTGGGCAAATCGTGA